One Peromyscus leucopus breed LL Stock chromosome 4, UCI_PerLeu_2.1, whole genome shotgun sequence genomic region harbors:
- the Dsn1 gene encoding kinetochore-associated protein DSN1 homolog isoform X3 — protein MTSVTRAEEQEPMMSKTQDHQLQSSPNPLEVLPKSSASLEMTQGIPTEKNHRGWSPEKGESCDANHQERLQLRSLHLSPQEQSVRHQDRRQSWRRASMKEINRRKSLAPFHPGITELSRSISLKLAGSKRLGALLLSSFQFSVEKLEPFLKSTKDFSLECFRAKASSLSEELKHFTDRLESDGTLQRCFVEDSKEKAPDFSLETSVAEVKEYITKFSLERQTWDQLLLQYQNEVPPEETPRGSTETKITEVQVDPTTCLGSSQKEVLHTKPDYQEIMDELQGSVKQLQAFMGESTQYLQKVSLQLKKKSMEQLDSSPARKLLKLHLQNSSTTQ, from the exons ATGACGTCAGTGACCAGAGCAGAAG AACAGGAACCAATGATGTCCAAGACTCAGGATCATCAATTGCAATCAAGTCCCAACCCTTTGGAAGTGTTGCCTAaatcctctgcctccctggagaTGACGCAAGGCATTCCAACGGAAAAAAATCACCGCGGCTGGAGCCCTGAAAAGGGGGAAAGTTGTGATGCCAACCATCAGGAGAGACTTCAGTTGAGGTCACTTCATTTGTCCCCCCAAGAACAGTCTGTCCGTCATCAAGACAGAAGGCAGTCCTGGCGACGAGCAAGTATGAAAGAGATAAACCGACGGAAGTCATTGGCTCCCTTTCACCCAGGCATCACAG AGCTCAGCAGATCCATCAGTTTGAAGTTAGCAGGTAGCAAACGGCTGGGCGCTCTCCTGCTCTCCAGCTTCCAG ttctctGTTGAGAAACTTGAACCTTTCCTAAAGAGCACTAAGGACTTCAGCCTTGAATGCTTTAGAGCGAAAG CATCTTCTCTCTCTGAAGAATTGAAACATTTTACAGACAGGCTGGAAAGTGATGGAACTCTACAAAGATGTTTTGTTGAAGATTCAAAAGA AAAAGCACCAGATTTTTCACTAGAAACCTCAGTGGCTGAGGTGAAAGAATATATAACAAA GTTTTCTTTGGAACGTCAAACTTGGGATCAGCTCTTACTACAATACCAGAACGAGGTTCCACCCGAAGAGACGCCCAG ggGATCGACTGAAACCAAAAtcactgaagtccaagtggatcctACGACTTGTCTTGGCTCTTCCCAGAAGGAAGTCCTTCACACAAAGCCCGACTACCAGGAAATA ATGGATGAGCTGCAAGGATCAGTGAAGCAGCTGCAAGCCTTCATGGGCGAAAGTACTCAGTACCTCCAGAAGGTGTCACTACAGCTCA AGAAGAAAAGCATGGAGCAATTAGATTCTTCACCTGCTCGAAAACTGCTCAAACTCCACCTGCAGAATTCATCTACCACACAGTGA
- the Dsn1 gene encoding kinetochore-associated protein DSN1 homolog isoform X2 — translation MMSKTQDHQLQSSPNPLEVLPKSSASLEMTQGIPTEKNHRGWSPEKGESCDANHQERLQLRSLHLSPQEQSVRHQDRRQSWRRASMKEINRRKSLAPFHPGITELSRSISLKLAGSKRLGALLLSSFQFSVEKLEPFLKSTKDFSLECFRAKASSLSEELKHFTDRLESDGTLQRCFVEDSKEKAPDFSLETSVAEVKEYITKFSLERQTWDQLLLQYQNEVPPEETPRGSTETKITEVQVDPTTCLGSSQKEVLHTKPDYQEIVRNQNRVFACMELVMDELQGSVKQLQAFMGESTQYLQKVSLQLKKKSMEQLDSSPARKLLKLHLQNSSTTQ, via the exons ATGATGTCCAAGACTCAGGATCATCAATTGCAATCAAGTCCCAACCCTTTGGAAGTGTTGCCTAaatcctctgcctccctggagaTGACGCAAGGCATTCCAACGGAAAAAAATCACCGCGGCTGGAGCCCTGAAAAGGGGGAAAGTTGTGATGCCAACCATCAGGAGAGACTTCAGTTGAGGTCACTTCATTTGTCCCCCCAAGAACAGTCTGTCCGTCATCAAGACAGAAGGCAGTCCTGGCGACGAGCAAGTATGAAAGAGATAAACCGACGGAAGTCATTGGCTCCCTTTCACCCAGGCATCACAG AGCTCAGCAGATCCATCAGTTTGAAGTTAGCAGGTAGCAAACGGCTGGGCGCTCTCCTGCTCTCCAGCTTCCAG ttctctGTTGAGAAACTTGAACCTTTCCTAAAGAGCACTAAGGACTTCAGCCTTGAATGCTTTAGAGCGAAAG CATCTTCTCTCTCTGAAGAATTGAAACATTTTACAGACAGGCTGGAAAGTGATGGAACTCTACAAAGATGTTTTGTTGAAGATTCAAAAGA AAAAGCACCAGATTTTTCACTAGAAACCTCAGTGGCTGAGGTGAAAGAATATATAACAAA GTTTTCTTTGGAACGTCAAACTTGGGATCAGCTCTTACTACAATACCAGAACGAGGTTCCACCCGAAGAGACGCCCAG ggGATCGACTGAAACCAAAAtcactgaagtccaagtggatcctACGACTTGTCTTGGCTCTTCCCAGAAGGAAGTCCTTCACACAAAGCCCGACTACCAGGAAATAGTACGGAATCAGAACCGTGTCTTTGCCTGCATGGAGTTAGTG ATGGATGAGCTGCAAGGATCAGTGAAGCAGCTGCAAGCCTTCATGGGCGAAAGTACTCAGTACCTCCAGAAGGTGTCACTACAGCTCA AGAAGAAAAGCATGGAGCAATTAGATTCTTCACCTGCTCGAAAACTGCTCAAACTCCACCTGCAGAATTCATCTACCACACAGTGA
- the Dsn1 gene encoding kinetochore-associated protein DSN1 homolog isoform X1 yields the protein MTSVTRAEEQEPMMSKTQDHQLQSSPNPLEVLPKSSASLEMTQGIPTEKNHRGWSPEKGESCDANHQERLQLRSLHLSPQEQSVRHQDRRQSWRRASMKEINRRKSLAPFHPGITELSRSISLKLAGSKRLGALLLSSFQFSVEKLEPFLKSTKDFSLECFRAKASSLSEELKHFTDRLESDGTLQRCFVEDSKEKAPDFSLETSVAEVKEYITKFSLERQTWDQLLLQYQNEVPPEETPRGSTETKITEVQVDPTTCLGSSQKEVLHTKPDYQEIVRNQNRVFACMELVMDELQGSVKQLQAFMGESTQYLQKVSLQLKKKSMEQLDSSPARKLLKLHLQNSSTTQ from the exons ATGACGTCAGTGACCAGAGCAGAAG AACAGGAACCAATGATGTCCAAGACTCAGGATCATCAATTGCAATCAAGTCCCAACCCTTTGGAAGTGTTGCCTAaatcctctgcctccctggagaTGACGCAAGGCATTCCAACGGAAAAAAATCACCGCGGCTGGAGCCCTGAAAAGGGGGAAAGTTGTGATGCCAACCATCAGGAGAGACTTCAGTTGAGGTCACTTCATTTGTCCCCCCAAGAACAGTCTGTCCGTCATCAAGACAGAAGGCAGTCCTGGCGACGAGCAAGTATGAAAGAGATAAACCGACGGAAGTCATTGGCTCCCTTTCACCCAGGCATCACAG AGCTCAGCAGATCCATCAGTTTGAAGTTAGCAGGTAGCAAACGGCTGGGCGCTCTCCTGCTCTCCAGCTTCCAG ttctctGTTGAGAAACTTGAACCTTTCCTAAAGAGCACTAAGGACTTCAGCCTTGAATGCTTTAGAGCGAAAG CATCTTCTCTCTCTGAAGAATTGAAACATTTTACAGACAGGCTGGAAAGTGATGGAACTCTACAAAGATGTTTTGTTGAAGATTCAAAAGA AAAAGCACCAGATTTTTCACTAGAAACCTCAGTGGCTGAGGTGAAAGAATATATAACAAA GTTTTCTTTGGAACGTCAAACTTGGGATCAGCTCTTACTACAATACCAGAACGAGGTTCCACCCGAAGAGACGCCCAG ggGATCGACTGAAACCAAAAtcactgaagtccaagtggatcctACGACTTGTCTTGGCTCTTCCCAGAAGGAAGTCCTTCACACAAAGCCCGACTACCAGGAAATAGTACGGAATCAGAACCGTGTCTTTGCCTGCATGGAGTTAGTG ATGGATGAGCTGCAAGGATCAGTGAAGCAGCTGCAAGCCTTCATGGGCGAAAGTACTCAGTACCTCCAGAAGGTGTCACTACAGCTCA AGAAGAAAAGCATGGAGCAATTAGATTCTTCACCTGCTCGAAAACTGCTCAAACTCCACCTGCAGAATTCATCTACCACACAGTGA